In a genomic window of Variovorax paradoxus:
- a CDS encoding outer membrane protein assembly factor BamE, with protein MPAIFQRRPWLLAAAVAVTLGLGACSGFSERSRGALSAVTPYKVEVVQGNFVSKEQVAALKTGMSRQQVREILGTSLLTDIFHSNRWDYVFTIRRQGVEPQERRFTVFFNGEQLERWEGGEMPSEEEFVATLDTRKKTGKVPPLEATEEELKKFDPKGDRKASDTESKAPATLPPLPAAYPPLEAAR; from the coding sequence ATGCCTGCCATTTTCCAACGCCGTCCCTGGCTGCTGGCTGCGGCCGTTGCCGTCACCCTGGGCCTCGGTGCCTGCAGCGGTTTCAGCGAGCGCTCGCGTGGCGCGCTGTCGGCCGTCACTCCCTACAAGGTCGAGGTGGTCCAGGGCAATTTCGTGTCCAAGGAACAGGTTGCGGCGCTCAAGACCGGCATGTCGCGCCAGCAGGTGCGCGAGATCCTCGGCACCTCGCTGCTCACCGACATCTTCCATTCGAACCGCTGGGATTACGTCTTCACGATCCGGCGCCAGGGCGTGGAGCCGCAGGAGCGCCGCTTCACCGTCTTCTTCAACGGCGAGCAGCTCGAGCGCTGGGAAGGCGGCGAGATGCCGAGCGAGGAAGAGTTCGTCGCCACGCTCGACACCCGCAAGAAGACCGGCAAGGTGCCGCCGCTCGAGGCCACGGAAGAAGAACTCAAGAAGTTCGATCCCAAGGGCGACCGGAAAGCCTCCGACACCGAGAGCAAGGCACCCGCCACGCTGCCTCCGCTGCCGGCCGCCTACCCGCCGCTCGAGGCCGCGCGCTAA
- the dapB gene encoding 4-hydroxy-tetrahydrodipicolinate reductase, protein MRVTDSNTTTSSTPAARRVAVAGASGRMGRMLIEAVRNAPDCRLAGALDVAASPAIGSDAGAFLGFASGVAIAADLRAGLQDAQVLIDFTRPEGTMAHLAVCRELGVQAVIGTTGFSDAQKAEIAEIAKDIAIVMAPNMSVGVNVTFKLLEMAAKALSTGYDIEIVEAHHRHKIDAPSGTALKMGEVIADALGRDLKECAVYGREGVTGERDPSTIGFATVRGGDIVGDHTVLFAGTGERIEIAHKSSSRANYAQGSLRAVRFLADQRAGLFDMFDVLGLR, encoded by the coding sequence ATCCGCGTGACCGACTCCAACACCACCACCTCCTCCACGCCGGCCGCGCGCCGGGTTGCCGTCGCCGGCGCGTCGGGCCGCATGGGCCGCATGCTGATCGAGGCGGTTCGCAACGCCCCCGACTGCCGCCTGGCCGGCGCGCTCGACGTGGCCGCCAGCCCCGCCATCGGCAGCGATGCGGGCGCCTTCCTCGGCTTCGCCAGCGGCGTGGCCATCGCCGCCGACCTGCGCGCGGGCCTGCAGGACGCCCAGGTGCTGATCGACTTCACCCGCCCCGAGGGCACGATGGCCCACCTGGCCGTCTGCCGCGAACTCGGCGTGCAGGCCGTGATCGGCACCACCGGCTTCAGCGACGCGCAGAAGGCCGAGATCGCCGAGATCGCCAAGGACATCGCGATCGTCATGGCGCCCAACATGAGCGTGGGCGTCAACGTCACCTTCAAGCTGCTCGAGATGGCGGCCAAGGCGCTGTCCACCGGCTACGACATCGAGATCGTCGAGGCCCACCACCGCCACAAGATCGACGCCCCGTCGGGCACCGCGCTCAAGATGGGCGAGGTCATCGCCGACGCGCTGGGCCGCGACCTCAAGGAATGCGCGGTCTACGGCCGCGAAGGCGTGACCGGCGAGCGCGACCCCTCGACCATCGGCTTCGCCACCGTGCGCGGCGGCGACATCGTCGGCGACCACACGGTGCTGTTCGCCGGCACCGGCGAGCGCATCGAGATCGCCCACAAGTCCTCGAGCCGCGCCAACTACGCGCAGGGCAGCCTGCGCGCGGTGCGCTTCCTGGCCGACCAGCGCGCCGGCCTGTTCGACATGTTCGACGTGCTCGGCCTGCGCTGA
- a CDS encoding MotA/TolQ/ExbB proton channel family protein, with protein MSVLELLTHGDGVSRSVAALLLAMSISSWVVILWKSWLLRGGTREVLRSIAAFWQSTSLTEAEQRLRAFDRSALVLPTVAALRQAAASQAQDAATLGAAGDRNQRLTRVLREALHGALRRLQAGQILLATVGATAPFVGLLGTVWGIYGALVGIAGQAGGFTIDKVAGPVGEALVMTAFGLAVAIPAVLAYNVFGRVIGRIEAELEGFAHDLLGSFGEVPAAVPAPPPPARPMPV; from the coding sequence ATGAGCGTCCTCGAACTGCTGACCCACGGCGACGGCGTCAGCCGCTCGGTGGCCGCGCTGCTGCTCGCGATGTCGATCTCGAGCTGGGTCGTGATCCTCTGGAAGAGTTGGCTGCTGCGCGGCGGCACGCGCGAGGTGCTGCGCAGCATCGCGGCCTTCTGGCAGTCGACCAGCCTCACCGAGGCGGAACAACGGCTGCGGGCCTTCGACCGTTCGGCGCTGGTGCTGCCCACGGTCGCGGCGCTGCGCCAGGCCGCGGCCTCCCAGGCGCAAGACGCCGCCACCCTCGGCGCCGCGGGCGACCGCAACCAGCGCCTCACGCGCGTGCTGCGCGAGGCGCTGCACGGCGCGCTGCGCCGGCTGCAGGCCGGTCAGATCCTGCTCGCCACGGTCGGCGCCACCGCGCCCTTCGTCGGCCTGCTCGGCACGGTCTGGGGCATCTACGGCGCGCTCGTGGGCATCGCGGGCCAAGCCGGCGGTTTCACCATCGACAAGGTGGCCGGCCCGGTCGGCGAGGCGCTCGTGATGACCGCCTTCGGCCTCGCGGTGGCGATCCCGGCCGTGCTGGCCTACAACGTCTTCGGCCGTGTCATCGGCCGCATCGAGGCCGAGCTCGAAGGCTTCGCCCACGACCTGCTCGGCAGCTTCGGCGAAGTGCCCGCGGCGGTGCCGGCACCGCCGCCGCCCGCGCGGCCGATGCCGGTCTGA
- a CDS encoding biopolymer transporter ExbD, translating to MAFGRTSLGSGSAGGGRATGAGGQRPLSDINVTPLVDVMLVLLVIFIITAPLMASSIKLDLPQTDAGQPNDTPKFVSLSVDPAGKVFLNDRPVTDEELAAGLAKAAADSKDTEVQLRADQTVPYGRVVALMGIANKAGLSRIGFVTEAPPPTTLR from the coding sequence ATGGCCTTCGGACGCACCTCGCTCGGCAGCGGCTCCGCCGGCGGCGGCCGTGCCACCGGTGCCGGCGGCCAGCGGCCGCTGTCCGACATCAACGTCACGCCGCTGGTCGACGTGATGCTGGTGCTGCTGGTGATCTTCATCATCACGGCGCCGCTGATGGCCAGCTCGATCAAGCTCGACCTGCCGCAGACCGATGCCGGCCAGCCCAACGACACGCCGAAGTTCGTGAGCCTGTCGGTCGACCCGGCGGGCAAGGTCTTCCTCAACGACCGGCCCGTGACCGACGAGGAACTCGCTGCTGGACTCGCGAAGGCCGCGGCCGACAGCAAGGACACCGAAGTGCAGCTGCGCGCCGACCAGACCGTGCCCTATGGCCGCGTCGTGGCCCTGATGGGTATCGCCAACAAGGCGGGCCTGAGCCGCATCGGCTTCGTCACCGAGGCGCCGCCGCCGACGACGCTGCGCTGA